The following are encoded in a window of Citrobacter freundii genomic DNA:
- a CDS encoding ABC transporter ATP-binding protein: MISAALNVDQLEYGYRMPLFAPLTFRCEKGNIWAVLGRNGLGKSTLLDTLTGTLPLLGGNIQSEGGMGIVAQHTRLPFPYTVSDVVLMGRAQHVKLFAQPGQQDKKRAMQALEQLNIAHLASCTFCSLSGGQQQLVMIARALVTDCQTLLLDEPCSALDLANQQVVLQLISDLAYRQGCSILFTTHDPQHALQIASHTLLLLPQGRWLAGPTQEIVTEDNLFQAYGLPLRKFSVDPHPTPFIAPLFTIHR; this comes from the coding sequence ATGATATCTGCCGCACTTAACGTCGATCAGCTGGAGTATGGTTACCGGATGCCGTTGTTTGCGCCGCTCACGTTCCGCTGTGAGAAAGGTAATATCTGGGCCGTGCTCGGGCGTAACGGTTTGGGGAAGAGCACGTTGCTGGATACGCTGACCGGTACGCTGCCGTTGTTGGGTGGAAACATACAAAGTGAGGGGGGAATGGGTATTGTGGCGCAGCATACGCGCTTACCGTTTCCCTACACCGTTAGCGATGTCGTGCTGATGGGCCGCGCGCAGCATGTAAAGTTATTTGCTCAACCGGGCCAGCAGGATAAAAAGCGGGCGATGCAGGCGCTGGAGCAGCTCAATATTGCGCATCTTGCGTCCTGTACCTTTTGTTCACTTTCCGGCGGGCAGCAACAGTTGGTAATGATCGCCCGGGCGTTGGTCACGGATTGTCAAACGCTGTTGCTTGATGAACCCTGTTCCGCGCTGGATTTAGCCAATCAGCAGGTGGTGCTGCAGCTTATCAGCGATCTGGCGTATCGCCAGGGCTGCAGCATTCTCTTTACAACGCACGATCCGCAGCATGCACTACAGATAGCCAGTCATACGCTGCTGTTGTTGCCGCAGGGGAGATGGCTGGCGGGGCCAACTCAGGAGATTGTGACGGAAGATAATTTGTTCCAGGCGTACGGTTTACCGCTGCGAAAATTTAGCGTGGACCCGCATCCGACGCCGTTTATCGCGCCGCTGTTTACCATTCATCGTTAA
- a CDS encoding PLP-dependent aminotransferase family protein: protein MRSLAGDVIKHAFSQQTDEKLHRRLYAAICSCILEGSLKPATRMPPSRDLAGELALSRNTVLRVYEQLQAEGYISARTSSGTFVTDSVLDNLAQRPDKKNAPPAQEDRASLSARCLELLGNASASPRQWGAFIPGVPDVQHFPHRTLKKIQDRLARRLRPEFLTYDAAGGDGELKEALADYLRTARGVRCAPEQILITEGIHQALDLVTRTLCNPGDNAWIEEPGYWGIKNILRINAVNFSAMAVDEQGMVPPVSSAMAPKLIFVTPSHQYPLGSVMSLSRRRQLLFRARETRSWIVEDDYDSEFRFSGQPIPSLQGLEEESPVIYIGTFSKTLYPALRLGYVVLPKPLAAPLKKVHNDLYRGGHLLIQAALAEFIREGYYAAHIRKMRQLYSRRRQTLVDLIATQLGEDYLGPFNSNAGLHLILQLPAHADDSMIAQLANTQGLLVRPLSRYYVNEEKRSGLLLGFASIEEHEMAAAFSRLAGIIKANVG from the coding sequence ATGCGTTCACTTGCCGGAGATGTGATCAAGCATGCATTTAGCCAGCAAACCGACGAGAAACTGCACCGGCGTTTGTATGCCGCCATCTGCAGCTGCATTCTTGAAGGCAGCTTGAAACCCGCCACCCGTATGCCACCTTCGCGCGATCTGGCGGGCGAACTGGCGTTATCGCGCAATACCGTCCTGCGAGTGTATGAGCAACTGCAGGCCGAAGGGTATATTTCTGCACGCACCAGCAGCGGCACATTTGTCACCGATAGCGTGCTGGACAACCTCGCGCAACGGCCCGATAAAAAAAACGCGCCCCCCGCACAGGAAGACCGCGCCAGCCTGTCCGCCCGCTGCCTGGAGCTGCTCGGTAATGCCAGCGCCAGCCCGCGCCAGTGGGGGGCGTTTATTCCTGGCGTTCCGGATGTACAACATTTCCCCCACCGCACGCTTAAAAAAATTCAGGACCGGCTGGCAAGACGCCTGCGCCCGGAGTTTCTCACCTATGATGCGGCGGGTGGCGACGGTGAACTAAAAGAAGCGCTGGCGGACTATTTGCGTACCGCGCGCGGCGTCAGGTGTGCTCCTGAACAGATACTGATCACCGAAGGCATTCACCAGGCGTTGGATCTGGTGACCCGCACCCTGTGTAACCCTGGCGATAACGCCTGGATTGAAGAGCCAGGCTATTGGGGAATCAAAAATATTCTGCGCATCAACGCGGTTAACTTCTCGGCGATGGCGGTTGATGAACAGGGCATGGTACCGCCAGTGTCGTCAGCGATGGCCCCGAAGTTAATTTTTGTGACACCGTCACATCAGTATCCGCTGGGGTCGGTGATGAGCCTGAGCCGGCGACGGCAGTTACTGTTTCGCGCACGTGAAACACGCAGTTGGATCGTGGAAGATGACTACGACAGCGAGTTTCGCTTTTCGGGGCAGCCTATTCCTTCACTGCAAGGACTGGAGGAAGAAAGTCCAGTTATCTACATCGGCACATTCAGCAAAACGCTCTATCCTGCCCTCCGACTCGGGTATGTTGTGCTGCCCAAACCGCTTGCTGCACCGCTGAAGAAAGTTCATAACGACCTCTATCGCGGCGGACACCTTTTGATTCAGGCCGCGCTGGCAGAGTTTATCCGCGAAGGCTACTACGCCGCGCATATCCGTAAAATGCGCCAACTGTACAGCCGCCGTCGTCAGACGCTGGTGGACCTGATCGCCACGCAACTCGGAGAGGATTATCTGGGACCGTTCAACAGTAACGCCGGGCTGCATCTGATATTACAATTGCCAGCCCATGCCGACGACAGCATGATTGCACAGCTGGCGAATACGCAGGGGTTATTGGTACGACCGCTGTCACGTTACTACGTCAACGAAGAGAAACGCAGCGGTCTGTTGCTGGGTTTTGCCAGTATTGAAGAACATGAGATGGCCGCGGCATTTTCCCGGTTGGCGGGCATTATCAAGGCAAACGTAGGATAA
- a CDS encoding LysR family transcriptional regulator yields MVQKISFNDNELRILYELSCTRSLSLAAETLKIAQPNISRTLQQLEDRFGFSVFDRSCRPIKLTRFGEELLPYVKKHMKSCEDIQKFTMAYKLASDGFVRIHAPTGQLLFISKYVIPGLKAQHPEIKLMLTTSNLSNAEFTLGVPFSDDCDILFTHSLPDNDELIARNIASIPANIYGTRDMIARYPIHSIEDYGHSPCILFSHIWKTIITSGI; encoded by the coding sequence GTGGTCCAGAAAATCAGCTTTAACGATAACGAACTCCGTATCCTTTATGAACTTTCGTGTACCCGTAGTTTGAGTCTGGCTGCGGAAACGCTAAAAATTGCGCAACCCAATATCAGTAGAACCTTACAACAACTGGAGGACCGTTTTGGATTCTCCGTGTTCGATCGCTCTTGTCGGCCGATAAAATTGACCCGTTTCGGTGAAGAGCTTCTCCCCTACGTCAAAAAACACATGAAGTCATGTGAAGATATCCAGAAGTTTACAATGGCCTATAAGCTGGCGTCTGATGGGTTTGTCAGGATCCATGCCCCTACCGGTCAGCTGTTATTTATCTCCAAGTACGTCATTCCTGGGTTGAAAGCGCAGCATCCGGAAATTAAATTAATGCTGACCACCAGTAACCTCAGCAACGCTGAATTTACCCTTGGCGTCCCTTTTAGTGATGACTGCGACATCTTGTTTACGCATTCATTGCCCGACAATGACGAACTTATTGCGCGAAATATCGCATCGATTCCGGCCAATATATATGGCACCCGCGACATGATTGCGAGATATCCGATCCACTCCATTGAAGATTATGGACACAGTCCCTGTATACTTTTTTCTCACATATGGAAGACAATCATAACATCTGGTATATAA
- the puuE gene encoding 4-aminobutyrate transaminase yields the protein MNNKNLQQRRLDATPRGVGVMCDFFAQSAENSTITDIEGNQYIDFAAGIAVLNTGHRHPRMVQAVEAQLQAFTHTAYQIVPYESYVSLAEKINAAAPIDGLRKTTFFTTGAEAVENAVKIARAHTGRPGVIAFGGGFHGRTYMTMALTGKVAPYKKGFGPFPGSVYHAPYPSELQGITTADSIKAIECLFKADIDASQVAAIIFEPVQGEGGFVVAPPEFVAAIRRICDEHGIVMIADEVQSGFARTGELFAMDHYAHKADLMTMAKSLAGGMPLSGVVGKAEIMDAPAPGGLGGTYAGNPLAVAAAHAVLDIIHDEQLCQRAAALGEQLRATLTDARAWCPELAEVRGLGSMIAAEFCDASTGEPSAATAQRVQKKALEQGLLLLTCGQYGNVIRFLYPLTIPQEQFVKALEIIKSVTKS from the coding sequence ATGAACAATAAAAACCTGCAACAACGTCGTCTGGATGCTACCCCGCGTGGCGTGGGCGTGATGTGTGACTTTTTCGCCCAGTCGGCAGAAAACAGCACCATTACCGATATCGAAGGCAATCAATATATTGATTTTGCTGCCGGGATTGCCGTCCTGAATACCGGACACCGTCATCCTCGTATGGTGCAGGCGGTTGAAGCGCAACTTCAAGCCTTTACCCACACGGCCTATCAGATTGTCCCGTACGAAAGCTACGTCTCGCTGGCGGAGAAAATCAATGCGGCCGCGCCGATTGACGGTTTGCGTAAAACCACGTTCTTTACCACCGGCGCAGAAGCTGTCGAAAACGCGGTTAAAATTGCCCGCGCGCACACCGGCCGTCCCGGTGTGATCGCGTTTGGCGGGGGATTTCATGGCCGTACCTATATGACGATGGCGCTGACTGGCAAGGTCGCACCGTATAAAAAAGGCTTCGGGCCGTTCCCGGGATCGGTTTACCACGCACCGTATCCTTCTGAGTTGCAGGGCATCACCACCGCAGATTCGATAAAAGCCATCGAGTGTCTGTTTAAAGCTGATATCGACGCCAGCCAGGTCGCAGCGATTATCTTCGAACCCGTCCAGGGTGAAGGGGGCTTTGTGGTGGCCCCACCTGAATTCGTTGCCGCTATTCGCCGCATCTGCGATGAGCACGGTATTGTGATGATTGCCGATGAAGTCCAGAGTGGTTTTGCCCGCACCGGCGAGCTTTTTGCCATGGACCATTACGCCCACAAAGCCGATCTGATGACCATGGCGAAAAGCCTGGCGGGCGGTATGCCGCTGTCCGGCGTGGTCGGCAAAGCCGAAATTATGGATGCCCCAGCACCGGGTGGTCTGGGCGGTACCTATGCCGGTAACCCGCTCGCCGTGGCGGCCGCTCACGCGGTGCTTGATATCATTCATGATGAGCAACTGTGCCAGCGAGCAGCAGCGCTGGGTGAACAACTGCGTGCTACGCTGACCGATGCCCGTGCGTGGTGTCCGGAACTTGCCGAAGTGCGTGGGTTAGGATCGATGATTGCCGCTGAGTTTTGTGATGCCAGCACCGGAGAGCCTTCTGCGGCCACGGCGCAACGCGTACAGAAGAAAGCCCTTGAGCAGGGACTGCTGCTGCTTACCTGCGGCCAGTACGGCAACGTGATCCGTTTCCTCTACCCGCTGACTATTCCGCAGGAACAGTTCGTAAAAGCGCTGGAAATTATTAAATCCGTCACTAAATCGTGA
- a CDS encoding FecCD family ABC transporter permease, with amino-acid sequence MPLSNRAFPLQPILITVVLLLGVGSLCVGQYPLSLRDVFSLLSHYADSQGMAHQVVWTVRLPRILMALLAGGALGLCGATLQGVFHNPLVDPHIIGVTSGSAFGGTLAILLGLDPFLMMGSTFFFGLAALILVYAIAALQGLENTLVLILSGIILSGFFAALVSLIQYQADTEETLPSIVFWLLGSFATANWHKVWLLAVPVGIAAMLLYQLRWRINLLSLNDKDAKALGVAVVPLRRSVLLCCALLVAAQVSVSGSIAWVGLVIPHLARLLVGVDHRRLLPCAFWLGGGFMIVVDDIARTLLPAEIPLGIITALLGAPLFAFLLIQSSRRGKR; translated from the coding sequence ATGCCGCTAAGTAATCGCGCTTTCCCCCTGCAACCGATACTGATTACCGTGGTGCTACTGCTGGGTGTTGGTTCACTGTGTGTGGGGCAATATCCGCTGTCGCTGCGCGATGTGTTCTCACTGCTGAGCCATTACGCAGACTCGCAGGGTATGGCGCACCAGGTCGTCTGGACCGTCAGACTCCCGCGTATTTTGATGGCACTGCTGGCGGGCGGCGCGCTGGGGTTATGTGGGGCTACGCTGCAAGGCGTGTTTCATAATCCGCTGGTGGACCCGCATATTATTGGGGTGACCTCTGGCTCAGCATTTGGCGGCACGCTGGCGATTTTGCTTGGGCTTGATCCGTTCCTGATGATGGGGTCGACGTTCTTCTTTGGTCTGGCGGCGTTGATTCTGGTATATGCCATTGCCGCACTACAGGGGCTGGAAAACACGCTGGTGCTGATCCTCTCGGGCATTATTTTGAGTGGTTTTTTTGCCGCGCTGGTGAGCCTGATTCAATACCAGGCCGATACCGAAGAGACGTTACCCAGCATTGTATTCTGGTTGTTGGGCAGTTTTGCGACCGCCAACTGGCATAAAGTGTGGCTGCTGGCGGTGCCGGTCGGCATTGCGGCCATGCTGTTGTACCAGTTGCGCTGGCGAATCAACCTGTTATCACTCAACGATAAAGACGCCAAAGCGCTCGGGGTGGCGGTGGTTCCGCTGCGGCGCAGCGTGTTGCTGTGCTGCGCATTGCTGGTTGCGGCGCAGGTCTCCGTCAGCGGCAGTATTGCCTGGGTGGGGCTGGTGATCCCGCATCTGGCCCGCCTGCTGGTAGGCGTTGATCACCGTCGGTTACTCCCCTGCGCTTTCTGGCTGGGCGGCGGTTTTATGATTGTGGTAGATGATATTGCCCGCACGCTGCTACCTGCGGAAATTCCTCTGGGGATCATCACCGCCTTGCTCGGCGCGCCGCTGTTTGCCTTTTTGCTGATTCAGTCCAGCCGACGGGGGAAACGATGA
- a CDS encoding ABC transporter substrate-binding protein, whose protein sequence is MLTLRSFLLVCASMLFAFSAQADRTITDQLGRQVTIPDSVNKVVVLQHQTLNILVQLDATQDIVGVMSSWKKQLGPAFARFMPTITTLPTPGDLTSVNIESLLAIHPQVVFVANYAPAEMIQQIQNAGIPVVAISLRQDAAGQQNKMNPTMADEEQVYNEGLKQGIRLIADVVGRKPQAETLIDYVFSARAKFNAPVAAIAQAQKVRIYMANPDLMTYGAGKYTGLMMQHVGGLNVAAASVKGARQVSLEQVLAWNPQVIFVQERYPQVVTEILNDPNWQNIDAVKNHRVWLMPEYAKAWGYPMPEALALGELWMAKKLYPDAYKNIDVDAQAQDYYHRFYRVNWQSDAAK, encoded by the coding sequence ATGTTAACTCTTCGTTCATTTTTGCTGGTATGCGCCAGCATGTTGTTTGCGTTTTCGGCGCAGGCAGACCGCACGATAACCGATCAGCTTGGCCGCCAGGTCACGATCCCCGATAGCGTCAATAAGGTGGTGGTGTTACAACACCAGACGCTGAATATTCTGGTTCAACTGGATGCCACGCAGGACATTGTCGGCGTGATGTCGAGCTGGAAAAAACAGCTTGGACCGGCGTTCGCCCGCTTTATGCCGACGATTACGACCCTGCCGACGCCGGGCGATCTCACCAGCGTGAATATTGAAAGCCTGCTGGCTATCCACCCGCAAGTGGTGTTTGTTGCCAACTATGCACCTGCCGAGATGATTCAGCAGATTCAGAATGCCGGGATTCCGGTGGTGGCTATCTCATTACGTCAGGATGCTGCTGGCCAGCAGAACAAAATGAACCCGACTATGGCTGACGAAGAGCAGGTCTACAACGAAGGCTTAAAGCAGGGGATTCGCCTGATTGCCGACGTGGTGGGACGTAAACCGCAGGCTGAAACGCTGATCGACTACGTTTTTTCGGCCAGGGCTAAATTCAATGCGCCGGTAGCGGCGATTGCACAGGCGCAAAAAGTCCGTATCTATATGGCCAACCCCGATCTCATGACTTACGGTGCCGGAAAGTACACGGGCCTGATGATGCAGCATGTCGGAGGGCTAAACGTGGCGGCGGCGAGCGTTAAAGGCGCGCGGCAGGTTTCGCTGGAGCAGGTGTTAGCGTGGAACCCTCAGGTGATTTTTGTCCAGGAGCGCTACCCGCAGGTGGTGACGGAGATCCTAAACGATCCCAACTGGCAGAACATCGATGCGGTAAAAAATCATCGCGTCTGGCTGATGCCGGAATACGCCAAAGCCTGGGGATATCCGATGCCGGAAGCGCTGGCGCTGGGTGAATTGTGGATGGCAAAAAAACTCTATCCGGATGCCTATAAAAACATCGATGTTGATGCGCAGGCACAGGATTACTACCACCGTTTTTACCGCGTGAACTGGCAGTCCGATGCCGCTAAGTAA
- a CDS encoding substrate-binding domain-containing protein — translation MSCPITLFAAGSLRLAFTPLINQFTSLSGIDVCVEYGPAGLLRERIEAGEPCALFASANRAHPQQLLASGRALSAHTFCWNQLSLTTRKTGEWLELLRDPTLRIGTSTPGCDPSGDYTWALFDSLDVLEPGLGQRLRERAIPLVGGRDTVKVPNGELASAWIIRQGLADLFIGYAHYATALAGQPDIRCVTIPTDHNIRCEYQLAVLEASKNVKALVDFILARDGQTCLASAGFKTLNDEW, via the coding sequence ATGTCATGCCCCATCACGCTCTTCGCTGCTGGCAGTTTACGGCTGGCCTTTACCCCGCTGATAAACCAGTTCACGTCTCTAAGCGGAATTGACGTTTGTGTGGAATACGGCCCGGCCGGATTATTACGCGAACGTATAGAAGCCGGTGAACCTTGTGCCTTATTTGCCTCGGCCAATCGTGCACATCCGCAGCAGTTGCTGGCCAGCGGTAGGGCACTGTCCGCGCATACCTTTTGCTGGAACCAACTGAGCCTCACCACCCGCAAAACCGGCGAATGGCTGGAGTTACTGCGAGATCCAACCCTGCGTATTGGCACCTCAACCCCCGGCTGTGACCCTTCCGGGGATTATACCTGGGCATTATTCGACAGCCTAGATGTGCTCGAACCCGGCCTTGGACAGCGCCTGCGCGAACGCGCTATTCCCCTTGTCGGTGGCCGTGACACGGTTAAGGTGCCAAATGGCGAACTGGCCAGCGCGTGGATTATTCGCCAGGGCCTGGCGGATTTGTTTATTGGCTACGCGCACTATGCAACAGCACTTGCCGGGCAGCCCGATATTCGCTGCGTAACGATCCCCACGGACCATAACATTCGCTGTGAATACCAGCTGGCGGTGCTCGAGGCGTCTAAAAACGTCAAAGCGCTGGTTGATTTTATCCTCGCGCGCGACGGACAAACATGTTTGGCCAGCGCCGGTTTTAAAACACTTAACGATGAATGGTAA